The Gillisia sp. Hel_I_86 genome has a segment encoding these proteins:
- a CDS encoding CDP-alcohol phosphatidyltransferase family protein, whose product MSLKKHIPNIITGLNMLCGSIAAIFAVQGNLIMAALFVGLGIFFDFFDGLAARALNVKSEVGLQLDSLADMITSGLVPGIVMYQLFLRALPGISDPTADSWSADAASTWLEWDIPFLAIFGLLIVVASGYRLAKFNIDDRQTDSFIGLPTPANALLILSLPLILVYQPHPIAVSLILNEWFLVGLTLFSCYILNAEVPLFALKFSDWSFKQNKLRYSFIAFCLVMIVIFQFIAIPLIIASYILLSIISNKSSPRQGELA is encoded by the coding sequence ATGAGTTTAAAAAAACACATTCCTAATATAATTACAGGCTTAAATATGTTATGCGGTTCGATAGCCGCAATATTTGCAGTTCAGGGCAACCTTATAATGGCCGCATTATTTGTTGGATTAGGGATCTTTTTTGACTTTTTTGATGGTTTAGCTGCCAGAGCCTTAAATGTGAAAAGTGAAGTGGGGTTGCAGCTGGATTCTTTAGCCGATATGATTACAAGCGGATTGGTCCCAGGAATTGTAATGTACCAGTTGTTTTTAAGGGCCCTTCCGGGGATTTCAGATCCAACGGCAGATAGTTGGAGTGCCGATGCCGCCAGTACTTGGTTGGAATGGGACATTCCATTTTTGGCAATTTTTGGTTTGTTAATTGTAGTAGCTTCTGGATATAGGTTGGCGAAATTCAACATAGACGATCGTCAGACAGATTCCTTTATTGGGCTTCCTACACCTGCAAATGCATTGCTTATTTTGAGCTTACCTTTAATTTTGGTATACCAGCCCCATCCCATTGCAGTTTCATTGATCCTTAATGAATGGTTTTTGGTGGGATTAACACTTTTTAGCTGCTATATCCTAAATGCAGAAGTGCCGTTGTTTGCCTTGAAATTTTCAGATTGGTCCTTCAAACAGAATAAACTGAGATATTCGTTTATCGCCTTTTGTTTAGTGATGATCGTTATTTTTCAATTTATAGCTATTCCATTGATCATTGCTAGTTATATATTACTTTCTATTATTTCAAATAAAAGTAGTCCTAGGCAAGGGGAACTTGCATAA